CTCGAATATTGCAAGTGGGGTCTGACAAGCAATATCCGGTTGTACAAAGTAAAAGACGCTCACGATTGAGCGTCTTTTTTGTTTATTCATTTGGTTTTATTGATTTTACATTTTTAAATCCACTTTTTTTACTAGCGAGGTGTTCCATGACTTCGTGCCAATCATTACCGGATTCTTCAAATGTTTGTTGTAGTAATTCGTTTTGTGCTTGGTTTAATGTATCCACGAGTTCGCTACCTTCTGGAGTAGGGTATAAATGTTTAACTCTTCTATCATTGTCTGAATCTACATATCTGATTAGACCTTTTTCTTTTAATTTTTTAAGTGATGCATGTGAGGCTTGTTTTGAAATTTCTAATGTATCTAATAAATCTTTCATTGTGATGCCAGGCATTTGATCTATAAAAAATAGAAATCTGTGATGTTGTCTACTCATGCCATGGTTTTTTATGATGTCATCCGCTGTATTTATAAATGTTTTATATGCAAAGTAAAAAAGCATGTGATCGTAATTATTTTTATTATTCATTATGTCGACTCCTTTTCAACTATTATAAAGGATAGAAAAGAAAAATTCATTTATAGGTCAACAAAGTTGACTTAAAATGTGTATAGGCATATACTAATTATTAAAGATATAAGAATACATTTGATATTTAATTGATGTGTTTATTTTTTTAAGGTAATAGGTCAATGTCGTTGACCTAAATATAATTTTTAAATAGAAAAGAGGAATCGGTTATGAAGAAACGTGTTGGGGAATATTTAATGGATGCTTTAAGTAGTGTAGGTGTTAAGAAAGTCTTTGGTGTTCCAGGTGATTTTAATTTAGCATTTTTAGATGATATCGTCAGCCGAGATGATATGGATTGGGTCGGTAATACGAAT
The Mammaliicoccus sp. Dog046 genome window above contains:
- a CDS encoding MarR family winged helix-turn-helix transcriptional regulator; amino-acid sequence: MMNNKNNYDHMLFYFAYKTFINTADDIIKNHGMSRQHHRFLFFIDQMPGITMKDLLDTLEISKQASHASLKKLKEKGLIRYVDSDNDRRVKHLYPTPEGSELVDTLNQAQNELLQQTFEESGNDWHEVMEHLASKKSGFKNVKSIKPNE